The Microcebus murinus isolate Inina chromosome 4, M.murinus_Inina_mat1.0, whole genome shotgun sequence genome has a segment encoding these proteins:
- the INTS5 gene encoding integrator complex subunit 5, which translates to MSALCDPPGAPGPPGPAPATHGPAPLSAQELSQEIKAFLTGVDPVLGHQLSAREHARCGLLLLRSLPPARAAVLDHLRGVFDESVRAHLAALDESPVAGPPHLRPPPPSHIPAGGPGLEDVVQEVQQVLSEFIRANPKAWAPVISAWSIDLMGQLSSTYSGQHQRVPHATGSLNELLQLWMGCKATRTLMDIYVQCLSALIGSCPDACVDALLDTSVQHSPHFDWVVAHIGSSFPGTIISRVLSCGLKDFCVHGGAGGGAGSGGSSSQTPSTDPFPGSPAIPGEKRVPKIASVVGILGHLASRHGDSIRRELLRMFHDSLAGGTGGRSGDPSLQATVPFLLQLAVMSPALLGTVSGELVDCLKPPAVLSQLQQHLQGFPREELDNMLNLAVHLVSQASGAGAYRLLQFLVDTAMPASVITTQGLAVPDTVREACDRLIQLLLLHLQKLVHHRGGSLGEGVLGPPPPPRPVPFLDALRNHVGELCGETLRLERKRFLWQHQLLGLLSVYTRPSCGPEALGHLLSRARSPEELSLATQLYAGLVVSLSGLLPLAFRSCLARVHAGTLQPPFTARFLRNLALLVGWEQQGGEGPAALGARFGESASAHLSDLAPLLLHPEEEVAEAAASLLAICPFPLEALSPSQLLGLVRAGVHRFFASLRLHGPLGVASSSQLLTRLSQTSPAGLKAVLQLLVEGALHRGNTELFGGEVDGDNETLSTVSASLASASLLDTNRRHTAAVPGPGGIWSVFHAGVIGRGLKPPKVVQSRNQQEVTYNTQSLLSLLVHCCSAPGGAECGGCWGAPILSPEAAKAVAVTLVESVCPDAAGAELAWPPEEHARATVERDLRIGRRFREQPLLFELLKLVAAAPPALCYCSVLLRGLLAALLGHWEASRHPDTAHSPWHLEASCTLVAVMAEGSLLPPALGNMHEVFSQLAPFEVRLLLLSVWGFLREHGPLPQKFIFQSERGRFIRDFSREGGGEGGAHLGVLHSVLHRNIDRLGLFSGRFQASPPSNLLRQGT; encoded by the exons ATGTCCGCGTTGTGCGACCCTCCCGGGGCCCCGGGGCCTCCCGGgcctgccccagccacccacGGTCCTGCGCCTCTCAG TGCTCAGGAGCTGTCCCAGGAAATCAAGGCTTTTCTGACTGGTGTAGACCCTGTTCTGGGCCACCAGCTTTCAGCCCGGGAACATGCTCGCTGTGGTCTCCTCCTGCTCCGTTCTTTGCCACCTGCTCGGGCTGCTGTGCTCGACCACTTGAGAGGTGTCTTTGATGAGAGTGTCCGGGCCCACCTGGCTGCCCTGGATGAAAGCCCTGTGGCTGGTCCACCTCACCTTCGtccacctccaccctcccatATCCCTGCTGGGGGACCTGGTCTAGAGGATGTGGTGCAGGAAGTGCAGCAGGTGCTGTCTGAGTTTATCCGGGCTAACCCAAAGGCCTGGGCGCCTGTGATTAGTGCCTGGTCCATTGACCTCATGGGGCAACTGAGTAGCACATACTCAGGCCAACACCAGCGTGTGCCCCATGCCACTGGCTCTCTCAATGAACTGCTGCAGCTGTGGATGGGCTGTAAGGCTACACGCACATTAATGGACATATATGTGCAGTGCCTCTCAGCTCTCATTGGTAGCTGCCCAGATGCGTGTGTGGATGCCTTGCTGGATACTTCTGTTCAGCATTCCCCACACTTTGACTGGGTTGTGGCACATATTGGCTCCTCTTTTCCTGGCACCATCATCTCCCGAGTCCTCTCCTGTGGCCTTAAGGACTTCTGTGTCCATggtggggctggaggtggagCTGGTAGTGGAGGAAGCTCTTCTCAAACCCCCTCTACAGACCCCTTTCCTGGATCTCCTGCCATCCCTGGAGAGAAACGGGTACCCAAGATCGCCTCAGTTGTAGGTATCTTAGGGCACCTGGCCTCCCGCCACGGAGACAGCATCCGACGAGAGCTCCTACGAATGTTCCATGATAGCCTGGCAGGGGGGACTGGGGGCCGGAGTGGGGACCCCTCCCTTCAGGCCACAGTTCCCTTCCTACTACAGCTGGCAGTCATGTCACCAGCTTTGTTGGGTACAGTCTCTGGAGAGCTCGTGGATTGCCTCAAGCCCCCAGCTGTGCTGAGCCAGCTGCAGCAGCACCTGCAGGGATTTCCCCGAGAGGAGCTGGACAACATGCTAAACCTGGCTGTGCACCTAGTGAGCCAGGCCTCTGGGGCAGGTGCCTACCGCCTGCTGCAGTTCCTGGTAGACACAGCTATGCCTGCTTCAGTCATTACCACCCAGGGCTTGGCTGTGCCAGACACCGTGCGTGAGGCCTGTGACCGGCTAATCCAGCTGTTGCTACTGCACCTGCAAAAACTGGTTCATCACCGGGGAGGGTCTCTTGGGGAAGGGGTGCTGggcccacccccacctccccgcccAGTGCCCTTTTTAGATGCGCTAAGAAACCATGTTGGAGAGTTATGTGGAGAGACTTTACGACTGGAACGAAAGCGCTTCCTCTGGCAGCACCAGCTCTTGGGCTTGCTGTCTGTCTATACCCGGCCTAGCTGTGGACCTGAGGCCTTGGGCCATCTACTGAGCCGAGCCCGAAGCCCTGAAGAGTTGAGTTTGGCCACCCAGTTATATGCAGGACTGGTGGTCAGTCTCTCTGGCCTCCTGCCCCTGGCCTTCCGAAGCTGCCTGGCTCGGGTGCATGCAGGGACTTTACAGCCTCCATTCACCGCCAGGTTCCTGCGAAACTTGGCACTGCTGGTGGGGTGGGAACAGCAGGGTGGTGAGGGCCCTGCAGCCTTGGGGGCCCGGTTTGGTGAGTCTGCCTCAGCCCATTTGTCTGACCTGGCTCCTCTCCTGCTACATCCTGAGGAGGAAGTAGCTGAAgctgctgcctccctcctggcCATTTGTCCCTTTCCTCTAGAAGCCTTGTCCCCCTCCCAACTCTTGGGACTGGTGAGGGCTGGGGTGCACCGCTTCTTTGCCTCTCTGAGGCTGCATGGCCCCCTGGGTGTGGCCTCATCCTCCCAGCTTCTCACTCGCCTCTCTCAGACCTCCCCAGCTGGGCTCAAGGCTGTCCTGCAGCTGCTCGTTGAGGGAGCCTTACACCGAGGCAACACAGAACTGTTTGGAGGGGAAGTGGATGGGGACAATGAGACTCTCTCAACTGTATCAGCTTCTTTGGCTTCTGCCTCCTTGTTGGACACTAACCGGCGACACACTGCAGCTGTGCCAGGTCCTGGAGGGATCTGGTCAGTTTTCCACGCTGGAGTCATTGGCCGTGGCTTAAAGCCACCCAAGGTTGTCCAGTCACGAAATCAGCAGGAAGTGACCTATAACACCCAGAGCCTCCTTAGCCTCCTGGTTCACTGCTGCAGTGCCCCTGGGGGTGCTGAATGTGGGGGTTGTTGGGGAGCTCCCATCCTGAGCCCAGAGGCAGCTAAAGCAGTGGCAGTGACCTTGGTGGAGAGTGTGTGTCCTGATGCAGCTGGTGCTGAGCTGGCCTGGCCCCCCGAGGAACACGCCCGGGCCACTGTGGAGCGGGACCTTCGCATTGGCCGGCGCTTCCGGGAACAGCCCCTGCTCTTTGAGCTGTTAAAGTTGGTAGCAgctgctcccccagccctgtgCTACTGCTCCGTGCTGCTGCGGGGGCTGCTGGCTGCCCTCTTGGGCCATTGGGAAGCCTCTCGCCACCCTGACACAGCCCACTCCCCCTGGCACCTGGAGGCGTCCTGTACCCTAGTGGCTGTCATGGCTGAGGGaagcctcctgcccccagccctgggtaATATGCACGAGGTATTTAGCCAATTGGCACCTTTTGAAGTGCGTCTGCTGCTGCTCAGTGTCTGGGGCTTTCTGCGAGAGCATGGGCCCTTGCCCCAGAAGTTTATCTTCCAGTCTGAGCGTGGCCGCTTCATCCGGGACTTCtccagggagggtgggggtgagggtggagcCCATCTGGGTGTGCTGCACAGTGTCCTCCACCGCAACATCGACCGCCTGGGCCTTTTCTCTGGCCGTTTTCAGGCATCTCCACCGTCCAATCTCCTTCGGCAGGGAACATAG